Proteins encoded in a region of the Mesoflavibacter profundi genome:
- a CDS encoding DUF6452 family protein, which translates to MKKIILLLLTFTILTTCERDDLCPESTPTTPSMIVDFKDNNIIENSKSVFNLIIIGVEDDSVFPLSTNVPEDSFLREFSGTDLNQISLPLKTDEDQTQFILIKEFEIDDNDTPDDFSDDFFTGNQELLTINYTREDLYVSRACGYKTIFKTININIDSGTDGPWIFQTIPQNDNLIIEDETITHYIFSH; encoded by the coding sequence ATGAAAAAAATCATATTACTTTTATTAACCTTTACGATACTAACAACTTGCGAACGTGACGATTTGTGCCCAGAAAGTACACCAACAACACCAAGTATGATTGTAGATTTTAAGGACAATAATATTATAGAAAACTCAAAGTCTGTTTTTAATTTAATAATTATTGGTGTTGAAGATGATAGTGTTTTTCCGCTTAGTACAAATGTACCTGAAGACTCATTTTTAAGAGAATTTTCTGGAACCGATTTAAATCAAATTTCTTTACCATTAAAAACAGACGAAGATCAAACTCAATTTATTTTAATTAAAGAATTTGAAATAGATGATAATGATACTCCAGACGATTTTTCTGATGATTTTTTTACAGGAAATCAAGAATTGTTAACCATAAACTATACAAGAGAAGATCTATACGTGTCTAGAGCTTGTGGTTATAAAACTATTTTTAAAACCATTAATATTAATATAGATTCTGGTACAGATGGACCATGGATTTTTCAAACTATACCACAAAACGACAACTTAATTATTGAAGATGAAACTATTACGCATTACATTTTTTCTCATTAA
- a CDS encoding THUMP domain-containing class I SAM-dependent RNA methyltransferase: MEENFNMVAKTLFGFEDLLVKELKQLGAQDVKAGVRNVTFVGDKGFMYKANLALRTAIKILKPIKTFRVSNEEDLYKQVYNIKWEKYLKPTGSLAIDATVHSKHFTHSKFIALKTKDAIVDRFRDNGGVRPNVDLRFPDLKINVHIDRSVCTISLDSSGESLHRRGYKLATNIAPINEVLAAGLIMLSGWDGQSDFMDPMCGSGTMLAEAAMIACNIPPNLMRKEFAFERWQDWDVELFEKIEESLLKKTRDFHHKIYGYDKSPSAVHKAKENIKNAHLDEFISIKHEDFFKTQRPGEAQKLHMVFNPPYGERLDIEMEQFYKQIGDTLKQNYPNTDAWFITSNLEALKHVGLRPSRKIKLFNAKLESRLIKYEIYAGSKKAKFN, from the coding sequence ATGGAAGAAAATTTCAACATGGTTGCCAAAACCTTATTTGGTTTTGAAGATTTATTAGTAAAAGAGTTAAAGCAATTAGGTGCACAAGATGTAAAAGCAGGCGTACGTAACGTAACTTTTGTAGGAGATAAAGGCTTTATGTACAAAGCAAATTTAGCATTACGTACAGCAATAAAAATCTTAAAACCAATAAAAACGTTTAGAGTTTCTAACGAAGAAGATTTATACAAACAAGTTTACAATATTAAGTGGGAAAAATACTTAAAACCTACAGGTAGTTTAGCAATAGATGCAACAGTACATTCTAAACACTTTACACACTCTAAATTTATAGCATTAAAAACAAAAGATGCGATAGTAGATAGGTTTAGAGATAATGGTGGCGTTAGACCAAATGTAGATTTACGTTTTCCAGATTTAAAAATAAACGTACACATAGATCGCTCTGTTTGTACAATATCTTTAGATAGTTCTGGCGAGTCTTTGCATAGACGTGGTTATAAATTAGCAACTAACATTGCACCTATAAATGAAGTGTTAGCAGCAGGATTAATTATGCTTTCTGGTTGGGACGGACAAAGTGATTTTATGGATCCAATGTGCGGTAGCGGAACAATGCTAGCCGAAGCTGCAATGATAGCTTGTAATATACCACCAAATTTAATGCGTAAAGAGTTTGCTTTTGAGCGTTGGCAAGATTGGGACGTAGAATTATTTGAAAAAATAGAAGAATCTTTATTAAAGAAAACCAGAGATTTTCATCATAAAATTTATGGTTACGATAAGTCACCAAGTGCTGTACATAAAGCAAAAGAAAATATTAAAAATGCACATTTAGACGAGTTTATATCAATAAAACACGAAGACTTTTTTAAAACACAACGTCCTGGTGAAGCACAAAAATTACATATGGTATTCAATCCACCTTATGGCGAACGTCTTGATATAGAAATGGAGCAGTTTTATAAACAAATAGGAGATACCTTAAAGCAAAATTACCCAAATACAGATGCTTGGTTTATTACTTCCAATTTAGAAGCTTTAAAGCACGTTGGTTTAAGACCGTCAAGAAAAATAAAATTATTTAATGCTAAACTAGAATCTAGATTAATTAAATATGAAATTTATGCTGGAAGTAAGAAAGCTAAGTTTAATTAG
- a CDS encoding class I SAM-dependent methyltransferase — MTNLSKKWYASWFDTPFYHILYKDRDYAEAEAFMTNLTEYLNLPENAKILDLACGKGRHSIFLNKLGYNVVGADLSENSINFAKQFENDTLAFKVHNMCLPIGDTFDAVFNLFTSFGYFEDENDNLNTIKAIQSNLNEFGFGVIDFMNTDYVIKHLVKEDIKTVNGIDFLQQRRVENGYIIKDISFTFENENYKFTERVKAFTLNDFENLFEKANVYLLDVFGDYKLSKYDKNQSERLIMIFK, encoded by the coding sequence ATGACAAATCTTTCAAAAAAATGGTACGCGTCTTGGTTTGACACACCATTTTATCATATACTTTATAAAGATCGGGATTACGCTGAAGCGGAAGCTTTTATGACGAATTTAACCGAATATCTAAATTTACCCGAAAATGCTAAAATTTTAGATTTGGCTTGCGGTAAAGGTAGACATAGTATCTTTTTAAATAAATTAGGATATAATGTTGTTGGTGCAGATTTATCTGAAAATAGTATAAATTTTGCTAAACAATTTGAAAACGATACTTTAGCCTTTAAAGTACATAATATGTGCTTACCTATTGGCGATACTTTTGATGCTGTTTTTAATTTATTTACAAGTTTTGGATATTTTGAGGACGAAAACGATAATCTTAACACCATAAAAGCAATACAGTCTAATTTAAATGAATTTGGCTTTGGTGTTATTGATTTTATGAATACCGATTATGTTATAAAACATCTAGTTAAAGAAGATATTAAAACCGTTAATGGTATAGATTTTTTACAACAACGACGTGTAGAAAACGGTTATATCATTAAAGATATTAGCTTTACTTTTGAGAATGAAAATTATAAATTTACAGAACGTGTAAAGGCTTTTACATTAAACGATTTTGAAAATTTATTTGAAAAAGCTAACGTGTATTTACTTGATGTTTTTGGTGATTATAAACTAAGTAAGTATGATAAAAACCAATCTGAAAGATTAATTATGATTTTTAAATAG
- the rlmD gene encoding 23S rRNA (uracil(1939)-C(5))-methyltransferase RlmD, producing MPRRDRNKFVKRGQLIDLDIVDYAFGGKGIARINNELGNFVLFVPNTLPGQKVKARVVKAKKKYAECKLIDVLQKSPDEVNLNFHEISGAPYINLPIEKQHQYKYTSTMDLFKKIGKVTDIEDYFDQFVSSPNLFHYRNKMEYSFSAIGYDHENNTDVDEFTLGFKRRGTWWIGDNLDKDSGLFDKDLEDNLIKIKAYCEATGLNPWHAPKREGFFRYLVVRKSFKTNQLLFNLVTTSNDLNQFDLNEFAKFLVSLFKDRVAGFLHTINDEQGDRTIATSGSINLIYGEDKIVEELLGLNFEISMKSFFQTNPKSAEKLYQKVVDYALEDKEAVDNSVVLDLFCGTGTIGQIIASKSNNTKIVGVDIVASAIEDAKLNAKRNNIKGLEFYAEDVGKFLSKYPQYKNKIQTIILDPARSGIAPKTLNKIINLNAKRMVYVSCNPATQARDTETLINAGFKLKKISLVDQFPHTSHIETVVLFEK from the coding sequence ATGCCAAGAAGAGATAGAAATAAATTTGTAAAACGCGGTCAATTAATAGATTTAGACATAGTTGACTACGCATTTGGTGGTAAAGGTATTGCCAGAATTAATAACGAATTAGGAAACTTTGTTCTTTTTGTACCTAATACTTTACCTGGTCAAAAAGTAAAAGCTAGAGTTGTTAAAGCTAAAAAGAAATACGCCGAATGTAAATTAATTGATGTACTACAAAAATCTCCTGATGAAGTAAATTTAAATTTTCACGAAATTTCTGGAGCACCTTACATTAATTTACCTATAGAAAAACAACACCAATACAAGTACACTAGTACTATGGATTTGTTTAAAAAAATTGGTAAAGTAACAGATATTGAGGATTATTTTGACCAATTTGTATCGTCTCCTAACCTATTCCACTATCGTAACAAAATGGAATATAGTTTTTCTGCAATTGGCTACGATCATGAAAATAACACAGATGTAGACGAGTTTACACTTGGTTTTAAACGTCGCGGTACTTGGTGGATTGGAGACAATCTTGATAAAGATAGTGGCTTATTTGATAAAGACTTAGAAGATAACTTAATAAAAATAAAGGCGTATTGCGAAGCAACAGGACTTAATCCTTGGCATGCTCCAAAACGTGAAGGTTTTTTTAGATATTTAGTAGTTAGAAAATCGTTTAAAACTAATCAACTTTTATTTAATTTGGTTACCACTTCTAATGATTTAAATCAATTTGATCTTAATGAATTTGCAAAATTTTTGGTGTCACTATTTAAAGATAGAGTTGCTGGTTTTTTACATACAATTAATGATGAACAAGGCGATCGTACAATTGCGACTTCGGGAAGCATTAATTTAATTTACGGAGAAGATAAAATTGTTGAAGAACTACTTGGATTAAACTTTGAAATTAGCATGAAAAGCTTCTTCCAAACCAATCCAAAATCTGCCGAAAAACTATACCAAAAGGTTGTAGATTATGCTTTAGAAGATAAAGAAGCAGTAGATAACTCTGTAGTATTAGATTTATTTTGCGGTACAGGAACCATTGGACAAATTATAGCATCTAAAAGTAATAACACCAAAATTGTTGGTGTAGATATTGTTGCATCTGCAATAGAAGATGCTAAATTAAACGCTAAAAGAAATAATATAAAAGGATTAGAATTTTATGCAGAAGATGTTGGTAAATTTTTAAGTAAATATCCACAATACAAAAATAAAATTCAAACAATAATACTAGATCCAGCACGTTCTGGAATTGCGCCAAAAACTTTAAATAAAATTATAAATTTAAACGCAAAACGTATGGTTTACGTATCTTGTAATCCTGCAACACAAGCAAGAGATACAGAAACGTTAATTAATGCAGGTTTTAAATTAAAAAAAATAAGTTTAGTAGATCAGTTTCCGCATACATCTCACATAGAAACTGTTGTATTATTTGAAAAATAA
- a CDS encoding CCC motif membrane protein — protein sequence MKKRLNPTLVYILSIVGLLCCCFGGLGFLLSGSAYLVANNSLKDAELNPDNYETGQSEYNQMKTAKTVALIITIINIFYLLLTIYRIYTVGWDELLEQSRQMMEQYQQAQQSAE from the coding sequence ATGAAAAAAAGACTAAACCCAACACTTGTTTACATTTTATCTATTGTAGGATTACTATGCTGCTGTTTTGGCGGACTAGGTTTTTTATTATCTGGTAGCGCTTATTTAGTAGCAAACAATAGTTTAAAAGACGCAGAATTAAACCCAGATAATTATGAAACTGGTCAAAGTGAATATAATCAAATGAAAACAGCAAAAACTGTAGCTTTAATCATTACAATAATTAATATATTTTACTTGCTGTTAACTATTTATAGAATTTATACTGTTGGTTGGGACGAGTTATTAGAACAATCTAGACAAATGATGGAACAATACCAACAAGCACAACAAAGTGCAGAATAA
- a CDS encoding sulfatase-like hydrolase/transferase: protein MMQILHNKYFKLLFYILLPLAILGVLGYYEILKTKILLKELIAFGTFSLLIYSLLAIFFSKINNYIVTITTLFLSFLVFIKISFYHHYKVRLDASAYYVIFETNKTESIEFLKFYFDNYVIIISVLLLALPVLVYFIFGKKETIKITKSLKLLSFLCICITTSIIAFKFKKENLIYNSVLSYKEYKEFKKNLKSELANQLSPFVTVQEIKNKEKETYVVIIGESTSNWHMQLYGYQRETNPLLSEIKEELLVFKNVITSNTHTIIALDKILTFSDYQYPNKKNNTSIVQLANAAGFNTYWITNQRPVGLHESVSTIIGQAANKFIPLSIGNSNEVSLDEKILPELKKVLQNKEEKKIIFIHLMGTHGVYKYRYPDSFNQFTNSPNNIRLNTSNKAIKLINEYDNAITYNDYIVRSIIDQIKALEDKSLVIYFSDHGDELYDTIDFVGHNEYLATKPMYEIPFIVWMSDKYKKENKDSFEFNSYLKRKYILDDFIHSFSDLLKIKHNKFDSTRSIFSPNFKFKKRLIKTNIDYDK from the coding sequence ATGATGCAAATTCTTCATAATAAATACTTTAAGTTATTATTTTATATACTTCTTCCTTTAGCAATATTAGGTGTATTAGGTTATTATGAAATACTAAAAACAAAGATTTTATTAAAAGAATTAATCGCTTTTGGCACTTTTTCGTTATTAATTTATAGTCTTTTAGCAATTTTTTTTTCAAAAATAAACAATTATATAGTTACTATTACAACTTTGTTTTTGTCGTTTTTAGTATTTATTAAAATAAGTTTTTATCACCATTACAAAGTTAGATTAGATGCTTCTGCTTATTATGTAATTTTTGAAACTAACAAAACCGAATCTATTGAGTTTTTAAAATTTTATTTTGATAATTATGTAATTATCATTTCGGTTTTACTTTTAGCCTTACCTGTATTGGTATATTTTATTTTTGGTAAAAAAGAAACAATTAAAATTACAAAGTCATTAAAATTATTGTCTTTTTTATGTATTTGTATAACCACTTCTATTATTGCTTTTAAGTTTAAAAAGGAAAATTTAATATATAATTCAGTATTAAGTTATAAAGAGTATAAAGAATTTAAAAAGAATTTAAAATCAGAATTAGCAAATCAATTAAGTCCATTTGTTACTGTACAAGAAATTAAAAATAAAGAGAAAGAAACTTATGTAGTGATAATTGGAGAATCTACCTCTAATTGGCACATGCAATTGTATGGTTATCAAAGAGAAACAAATCCCTTGTTATCAGAAATAAAAGAAGAACTTTTAGTCTTTAAAAATGTAATAACAAGTAATACACATACAATTATTGCATTAGATAAAATTTTAACTTTTTCAGATTATCAATACCCAAATAAAAAAAATAATACATCTATTGTACAATTAGCAAATGCAGCAGGTTTCAATACATATTGGATAACAAATCAAAGACCAGTAGGTTTACATGAAAGCGTATCTACAATTATTGGCCAAGCAGCGAATAAATTTATTCCTTTATCTATAGGTAATAGTAATGAAGTAAGTTTAGATGAAAAAATATTACCCGAACTAAAAAAGGTCTTACAAAATAAAGAAGAAAAAAAAATTATTTTTATACACCTAATGGGAACACATGGTGTGTATAAGTATAGGTATCCAGATAGTTTTAATCAATTTACAAATAGCCCTAATAATATTAGACTTAACACGTCTAATAAAGCTATAAAATTAATTAACGAATATGATAACGCTATTACTTATAATGATTATATAGTAAGAAGTATTATAGATCAAATAAAAGCATTAGAAGATAAAAGCTTAGTAATTTATTTCTCTGATCATGGCGATGAACTTTATGATACTATAGATTTTGTAGGGCACAACGAATATTTAGCTACAAAACCGATGTATGAAATACCTTTTATAGTTTGGATGTCAGATAAATACAAAAAAGAGAATAAAGATAGTTTTGAGTTTAATTCATACTTAAAAAGAAAATATATTTTAGATGATTTTATTCACAGTTTTTCTGATCTTTTAAAAATTAAACACAATAAATTTGATAGTACAAGAAGTATTTTTAGTCCAAATTTTAAATTTAAAAAAAGACTAATAAAAACAAATATAGACTATGATAAATAA
- a CDS encoding DUF6048 family protein, protein MKLLRITFFLINTLCIVGYANAQDTLQNTAKPKLKYGLRLGADAGKLIRSFLDDDYKGFEIVGDYRLTKEWYIAGELGTEEKITTNDYLSVTASGSYFKAGADYNMYDNWIGMENMIYAGFRVGASTFSQTRNNYTVYNTNQYWSPQNSSTESIKFSGLSAIWVELQIGIKAEVLNNLFVGINAQLKSMISQDQPENLENLYVPGFNKTYDSNSIGVGYGYTVSYMIPLFKKSNTKKEKKEKEELPENTNN, encoded by the coding sequence ATGAAACTATTACGCATTACATTTTTTCTCATTAATACATTATGTATCGTTGGGTATGCAAATGCACAAGATACACTACAAAACACTGCTAAACCAAAATTAAAATATGGTCTTAGACTTGGTGCAGATGCAGGTAAATTAATTAGATCTTTTTTAGATGATGACTATAAAGGTTTTGAAATTGTTGGTGATTATAGACTTACTAAAGAATGGTATATTGCTGGAGAATTAGGTACTGAGGAAAAAATTACAACTAATGATTATTTAAGCGTTACAGCTTCTGGTAGCTATTTTAAAGCTGGTGCAGATTATAACATGTATGATAATTGGATTGGAATGGAAAATATGATCTATGCTGGTTTTAGAGTTGGTGCAAGTACATTTAGTCAAACCAGAAATAATTATACTGTATACAATACTAATCAATATTGGTCACCACAAAATTCTAGTACAGAAAGCATAAAATTTAGTGGTTTATCTGCAATATGGGTAGAACTTCAGATAGGTATTAAAGCTGAAGTTTTAAATAATTTGTTTGTAGGAATAAATGCTCAATTAAAAAGCATGATAAGTCAAGACCAACCAGAAAATTTAGAAAATTTATATGTTCCTGGTTTTAATAAAACCTACGATTCTAATAGTATTGGTGTTGGTTATGGTTACACTGTTTCTTATATGATACCTTTGTTTAAAAAAAGTAACACAAAGAAGGAGAAAAAAGAAAAAGAAGAATTACCAGAAAACACTAATAACTAG
- the rocD gene encoding ornithine--oxo-acid transaminase, producing MAVLDQLTSQQAMDLENQYGAHNYHPLPVVLSKGEGVFVWDVEGKKYYDFLSAYSAVNQGHCHPKIVGAMVEQAKQLTLTSRAFYNDMLGRYEKFASEYFGFDKLLPMNTGAEAVETALKLCRKWAYEVKGIEENEAEIIVCKNNFHGRTTTIISFSNDPVARKNFGPYTNGFIKIDYDNLEQLEAALQNNSNVAGFLVEPIQGEAGVYVPSEGYLAKAKALCEKYNVLFIADEVQTGIARTGRLLATCGNCSCENKNCSGTPEVKPDVLILGKALSGGAYPVSAVLANDNVMNVIKPGNHGSTFGGNPVAAAVAIAALEVVREEDLAQKAYDLGELFRAEINKYIETSNIVNLVRGKGLLNAIVINDDEDSDTAWNICLALRDNGLLAKPTHGNIIRFAPPLVMTKDQLLDCVKIITETLKTFEK from the coding sequence ATGGCTGTTTTAGACCAATTAACATCGCAACAAGCGATGGACTTAGAAAACCAATACGGAGCACACAATTATCACCCATTACCAGTAGTACTTAGTAAAGGTGAAGGTGTTTTTGTTTGGGATGTAGAAGGTAAAAAATATTATGATTTTTTATCGGCTTATTCTGCTGTAAACCAAGGACATTGTCATCCAAAAATTGTTGGAGCAATGGTAGAACAAGCAAAACAATTAACTCTTACTTCTAGAGCATTTTATAATGACATGCTTGGACGCTACGAAAAATTTGCTTCAGAATACTTTGGTTTTGATAAATTATTACCAATGAATACAGGAGCCGAAGCTGTAGAAACCGCTTTAAAACTATGCAGAAAATGGGCTTACGAAGTAAAAGGTATAGAAGAAAATGAAGCCGAAATTATTGTTTGTAAAAACAACTTTCACGGACGTACAACGACCATTATTTCATTTTCAAATGATCCTGTAGCACGCAAAAACTTTGGACCGTATACCAATGGATTTATAAAAATTGATTACGATAATTTAGAGCAATTAGAAGCCGCATTACAAAATAATTCTAATGTAGCTGGATTTTTAGTAGAACCTATACAAGGTGAAGCAGGTGTTTATGTACCTAGTGAAGGTTATCTTGCCAAAGCAAAAGCGCTTTGCGAAAAATACAATGTGCTATTTATTGCAGACGAAGTACAAACAGGTATTGCAAGAACAGGAAGATTATTAGCAACATGTGGTAATTGTTCTTGTGAAAATAAAAACTGTTCTGGTACTCCAGAAGTAAAACCAGATGTTTTAATCTTAGGTAAAGCATTAAGTGGTGGCGCATATCCTGTAAGTGCTGTGTTAGCTAACGATAATGTAATGAATGTAATAAAACCTGGTAACCACGGAAGTACTTTTGGTGGTAATCCTGTAGCTGCTGCAGTAGCAATAGCTGCTTTAGAAGTCGTAAGAGAAGAAGATCTTGCACAAAAAGCTTACGATTTAGGTGAATTATTTAGAGCTGAAATTAACAAATACATAGAAACAAGTAATATTGTTAATTTAGTAAGAGGTAAAGGGTTATTAAACGCAATTGTTATAAACGATGATGAAGATAGTGATACTGCTTGGAATATTTGTTTAGCATTACGTGATAATGGCTTATTAGCAAAACCAACACATGGAAATATAATACGTTTTGCGCCGCCTTTAGTAATGACTAAAGATCAATTATTAGATTGTGTAAAAATAATCACAGAAACATTAAAGACTTTTGAAAAGTAA
- a CDS encoding ZIP family metal transporter, giving the protein MLNIILPILSVVLGVVLVLIFKPNKSSNLKLLLAFSGAFLLSVTVFNFLPEVYHHNHDKPIGIFIMAGILLQIILEFFSKGAEHGHVHLDKNSIKFPWLLFVSLSIHSILEGIPIHAHDQLLYGIIIHKLPIAIILSTFFISSKIGLKKMVLFLGLFALMTPLGTYLSENFTFFTTYFYEISAIVIGIFLHISTTILFESNEGHKFNIVKLSTIVLAVIIAYFI; this is encoded by the coding sequence ATGCTAAATATTATTTTACCCATTTTAAGTGTTGTTTTAGGTGTTGTATTAGTTTTAATTTTTAAACCTAATAAATCGTCTAACCTAAAACTATTACTTGCATTTAGTGGAGCATTTTTATTATCTGTCACTGTTTTTAATTTTTTACCAGAAGTTTACCATCATAACCATGATAAACCAATTGGTATTTTTATAATGGCTGGTATTTTACTTCAAATTATACTGGAATTTTTCTCTAAAGGTGCAGAACATGGACATGTACATTTAGATAAAAACAGTATTAAGTTTCCTTGGTTACTATTTGTTAGTTTGAGTATACATAGTATATTAGAAGGTATTCCTATACATGCGCACGATCAATTATTATATGGGATTATTATTCATAAATTACCTATTGCAATTATTTTAAGTACCTTTTTTATTAGTTCTAAAATTGGTCTAAAAAAAATGGTTTTATTTTTAGGTCTTTTTGCTTTAATGACGCCATTAGGCACATATTTATCAGAAAATTTCACGTTTTTTACTACTTATTTTTATGAAATTTCGGCAATTGTAATTGGTATCTTTTTACATATTAGTACCACTATTTTATTTGAAAGTAACGAAGGACATAAATTTAATATTGTTAAATTAAGTACCATTGTCCTTGCAGTTATTATTGCCTATTTTATATAA